The region GCGTTGATGGGCATTGATACCCCCGGCCGCTATGACCTTACCTTTCTATTCCCTAATTCCGTGCCTTGGATCTCTCACATTTTCGAATGCGCTGCCTCACGGCTTGTATCACACGAAACCCGGCAACCGCATTGACATTTTCGAAGCTCTATAGCCAACCGGATTACGCGCGCTGGCCTTGCACGCCTTCGGAAATGCTGACAAGCGGAGTTCATATGTCGCTCTATACAGTTGGATTACTGTGGATGATTATTGTCCGCGAGATAGCCTTGATCTTATTCCTTCACATTCTGGTCAAAACTTTTTCCACAATTCCCTTTTCGTCGGTTTTCTTTCtgcgtttcttctctttcgaTCTATTTTCGCAATTTCCTATGTCGCGGTGGATGGGGTTCTACGGTTCAAAAACGAAACAACGTCTAGCAAGCTTTAACATGGACTGGTCGTTCCACATCTTGGTCTTGATTCTGTCGCAGCCCGCTTGTAAATTAGAacagctgcttctgcttctacACTAGTATCTACGAGCTTAAAGCATCTAATGCAGGTACAACCGTAACACTTACACAACACAAACATTCGAGTACCGTAGCTATGTATAAATCGAGGGCCTCACGAAGGTAGGACAGTCTAATGATCCGACTCAAGCCTTCCGAGCTCTCGCCTCTTTACTCTAAAGACACTGACTGAGGCTCAGACTTATTGCTGACATCATCCACCaccccctcccccgcctcAACAAAGCATGTCCGTATGCTCCTGGTACAAACGTTTGTAACATATATCCATCCCAACCCGCTCCTACATCACCTACCTTGGCCCTTCTTCACTTGCTCCTAAGACTTATATATATCCTTGCTAATACACGACAACAAATATCTCGAATCGATATTGCGCGTAACTCGTATAACGAAGTTGAAGGTATCACATATTATGAGTCTCACAGACAGGGCTCTTGCTCAATCATGGCATTCCACCCTATGGTCAACCTGCCTTGGCACCTCCGTCCAGATGCCTTTCGTCTGCTTACACGCATTGGGCATTGTTCCCTGCATTCACTGAGATGGCAACGCTGATTTGCTTCCAAGAAACAGCATCACAGTCAACTTCGCCCGGCATTCTATACCAGTATCCAACCCTTCATATGTCCGCGTCGCGCTCATTCCAAATAAACTTGATAAAATTTAACCATCCACTATCCCAGGCTCACTGAAAGCTTGCATCTGCCCAAATTACCGGTACCCGTAGGATACCCTCCCATTCGTCACTGGCGTCAGATCAGAGACGCTGCAGGTCGAGAATATCCCTGTGTGAATTCTGGCTTTGGAAGTGTACAAGGACATCGTCTTACACCGTCTGACTCAATTCCCAAATGCCAACTCAAGGCCAGAACGATAACCTGACTGTACCCATCTCTGATAGCACGATTCTTTGATAAAAGATCTGCCTCTTAATAGACCAAAATCCAGAGGAATTCACTGCTTCTTGCAATGGCGAGCTGCAACTCTCTGGATTCTGGTCTGGTTCTTGAAGGAGTAAATTCTAGTCGACAGAAGTCTGTATCTGGACGGTAGAGCACGGTTTCCTCGCGGTATGAAGGCGGACTTGTTGCCGGAAGATAATTTTGCGGCGTGAGTGATAACTCGAAATATGTATAACCGAATCActctccattgctgctgctgccgtgTAGGGAATAAGTGTAGGTGCGTAATAATGACGTATCAGAGAAGGAATGACTAGGAAAGGTAGAGAATATCTGAAAGGCATAGTAGCGAGTTGGGAATTTAGCGTTGGGAGGGCATTCCAGACGTGGATAGAAGTAATACCCAACCGATTCTGGGACCAGGAGAGGCAGCCATTCGGGCCAATACCTTCCATATGAGTCCTCTCACAGTGTCGTCCAGAGTCTCCTTCATAAAATGCCAAACCTGGACTCCGCAGGAACCCACTAACTCGGCCTTTTCGAACTGTGTACACAGCACCTTACAACCCTCAAAGTAACAGTGTGCTAGCGGCTGCGGAATCCATTCCTTCCAGAAAGGGGTTAACTATCATAGATCGCGTTCTCCACGGCCAGGAAGGCATACCCCAATGTACCACTGACCATCCCAATCCAGATAGCACTTCGCCTTCGTATACCTCCAGCATTCGGGGAAAGCAAAGCCATTTCTCGATCAGTAACCCTCAAACCCTCCATCCCATATCAAGATATTCGTGGAGGTCAGATCCCCATGCGTCATCCGGTCCCTTAATCCACAGGAAGCGGCCGCACAAGCCCCGTCTGCCTCACCTAAGGCTTTTTCGCGAGCTTCAGCGACCGCACGATGCCCCTATGAAACGCCCTTCCATCCTCATATGGACTAGATATCCCAGTTCAACCGTGAGTACCGGGATACTCACAGCCGCCCTATCGAGAGAGCCACGGAATCGTCATTGATAGCGCGTAGCTATGCCGAGTACCCGTGCAGCTGTGATATAGCCcctcctgctcttgctcctcctcttcacaaGAGATCGCCGTCTATGTAATCCATAACTATGACGTAGCAGTCAAAAGAGCAGTCCATATGCGAGTCGTATACTTCGGGTACGGAGATGGAGGTTATGAACCGAACGAGCGCGGGGTCTCGATAGAGGGGCGCGATGGCTCGATCAGTGTCACGACGGTCTGCAGGTTCAATTCCATAGGCATCGATCCTGCCGAGGGCCCCTAaacagctttcttcttcttgagttCCCTTGTTTGGATTTCAGTTtcattgttgttgttgggaATGGCATTGGGTGTTATGAGAATAGGTCGGGAGCGCAGGTGGAAACGGATGGCAGATGGCCAGTGACGTTCTTGCGGGTTCACGATCGCGGGGTCTGACTTCTATGGTGCAACAGAGTCTCTTCATTATCAAACTATCAGGCTTTATCAAGACTTTGTAATATACCTTTACTTGAACCTCAAAATTTCCAGCGTATTTAATACTTGTTACAACATTCCGCCATTTCGTCCTGATATCCGTACTCTCTGAGCGAATGCAAAGAAAATGACTGAACCAACCGCCCCCATCGAAACAAACCCACCAACTCAGTCTCCAGAAGCAAAATATTCCAAACCCAGAATAACAATTCAGTACTGCACGCAGTGCAAATGGATGTTGAGAGCTGCTTATGTATGATACCTACCCTCACGCCCGGCGTCGATATCAGAACTTCAACCCCAAACAAGCCAACTCAAAGAAACAATGGCTGATCTCATATGGACAGTTTGCCCAAGAACTCCTCTCTACTTTCAACACAGACATTGGCGAGATTGCGCTGATTCCACGCACAGGGGGGATATTCACTGTGACCATCTTCCCTTCTATatccgccagcaccagcacaaCATCAGATTCGCAGTCCAACTATGAGTCTGAGTCCCACTTCAGCAAAGAGGGCACGATCCTTTGGGATCGGAAGAGAGATGGCGGATTTCCCGGTACGTTACCCTTGGCCTCGACTGAGATGTAGACGTAAATTGATGTCCACTGACGACGAGCAGAAGTAAAAGAACTCAAGTCCCGCGTCCGCAATGTCATTGATCCTGGACGGGACTTGGGACATACTGATCGAGCGTTGAAGAAGGGGGCTAATGCCTCTAGCTCTACCCCTGCCACTGCTATTACTGGTACAAGTACAGATGCTACAGCTACACCCGCGTCGTTATCGGCGCGTGCCAAGATTGTCGATGAGACTGCTGGCGGGGCGGAGAGGAAATCTGATAAGGAAGTTTGTGAGGATTGTCTGTAATTAGGTGCTTAGCACAGGTTGCAGAATTGAGAGAAGATAGAGGCGGAAGGAGTAGAGCTATGGTTAAAATGTACTTCAGGCCTAAGCAGATGCATACCTCTTAtcttttcctgctccagaaaagaaagatcaCTCAAACCCTACACAGAAAAGAAGATTCAATTTCATCTGTCTCAatcaggagaagagaaaaaacGCTTAATCTAATGCACGCATTCAGATACAATGTCAAATAACTCAGTCATCATTTCCATCATTGATATCAACCAAAATAACTAGACACTAGATAAGAAAACCAAAGCTATGGCAATGACGTTTTGGAAGCGAAGAGAATGCAACACGGCATGTAGAAAAATTTAGGCAAACTGGTACGCCAAATACCGATACCGCACCCTAGTGAATTCCAAGGACGTCGCAAACCTGCTCCGACCTTATTTCACCTAGGCAAGCAGATATAGCCAGAACGCCCAACCTAACCAGAGAAAGACCAAACCAAAACACGCCCCGACTCTAGTGCCCATATCCCAAACCAGCCTCCATGACAGCAAAGAAATAGTGAGATGTGTGGTGAATGTGTGGTGAGGTGAAGTAAGAAGTGGAAATGGACCAAAAAGAGGGTACAAATATGAAGCGGAAAATAAAGAATCGaagaaaaaagcaataaGAAACGAACTGAAGGGAGAAGACTGCCCCCATCCAGGTATATGGTTCTGCGCCGACTCTGTTTTGCATGTATTTGCATGCAGGTGCAAGCGTAGGATAGCATGCTAGAATAGCTAGTAAAAAGTAAGGATAAGTAAGGCAAGGCAAGATTTGGCAAGTGCGTAAGGCCGACCAGAGTCGACTGAAACCCTTGCAACCGAGGGGCGCTGGCAATTCATGCCACATGCCTTGCCATGGCAATGATGATATCGACTAAGCAAAGAATATCCAACCATATCCACAGCTTTACCCTGAGGGCCCAACCCTCAGCTGATAACTCCAACAGCGAAAGCCCGGCTGATTGTGTCTATCAACGCGATGAGATCGTAAAATCGTACAATCCGTCGTATATGCAAGTCAGATCGATCGTAATGTCAATGTCGCCGTCCAGTATGAAATGAGAACAAGTATGGTTGATTCAGTTCAGGTTCAGCGGATGATGTGAAAAGGGGTAAGATGATGGTGCGAAAGGGTGGATATATGAGGTTCGGCGAAAGAAGCAAGGCACCCTGATTATCGCGATTCCCCAGGCAACTCATGCTGATGCGATTGATAATTCTTACGCCTCCAAAACGCCAGACGAAGACGGCTGCGCCGCTTCGGCAGCTTGCGCGTGGGCTGATCCGGCCCCAACTCGTCCCAATGCGGAGTCTGCCCTGTACTGCTCCCCGTGTTGACAGAGTGTGTCGAGCTTCCGTTGCCCGACCGGTTTCTATCTGAACCATCAAAAAGTTGACTGTGGCCTGAGTGCATTGTGTTCTCTGATCCCCGGTCTCCATGTTTCGGTGAGCCAGCGCGTGGACTGCGATTGTCCCAGTCCGCGTAGTCACTTCGCGGTATATCGCGTACGTAGCCGTGGTCATCACTATCTGCGGATAGAACGCTTGTTGCATTTGTCGAAGGGGAGATAGGCGTCATGGCATTACTATGCGTGCCACTGTTGCGTTGGGAGTTTGAGGGCGCCGATGTGCAGCCGGACGAGGCGGTATTGGCGTGATGGCGATATATGCTCCTTGTCCCGTTGGCACGTTCTCCCGTCCCTTCCACGGAGTTATCATAGGTAACCGCACTGCTCGGGGACTGTTCGTCGCCGCTCGTGGGCGTCTTGGTGGGCATGGGTTCGGTGATAGATCCGGGTCCCATATCTGGAACGGCACACGAGGATTTCCGAGAAGGTTCATCCACCGGATATGAATCCCCAGTTATGTCCATCTGCGGGCCCGGCGTGTCTGGAGAAACGACCGGACTGATTTGATTCTCGTTGTACGCGCTTCCCACTGACGTACGGGCCGACCTTCGAGGACCGAAGTAGTCGTCAGCCTCGTCAATCCGTTGCTGATACGGTTCctttgctgggaatgagGCAGTGGGCTTGGGATGACTTGTCACTGGTGTTGGCGGCGTTACTGTCGGCACCTTTGGTGTCGCTTGGGTGTCCCGGTAGCTTGCCGATGGACTGTGTGAGCGAGGCGAAACGTGGCCGTCAGGCCCGGGTCCCACCATTAAGAAGGGCTTCCCTTTTTCCAGATTTGCGAGATAGTGCCACCGCGTGTGGTTCCGTCGAATATGGTCGACAGTGAACTTCAAGCCATCCAGAAGATCTGAGACGCCTTCGAAGAGCGGAAGCGCGAAGATCGACATGAAACCCATCTGGCCAGTCGCGAGCT is a window of Aspergillus nidulans FGSC A4 chromosome VI DNA encoding:
- a CDS encoding SelT/SelW/SelH family protein (transcript_id=CADANIAT00010371) is translated as MTEPTAPIETNPPTQSPEAKYSKPRITIQYCTQCKWMLRAAYFAQELLSTFNTDIGEIALIPRTGGIFTVTIFPSISASTSTTSDSQSNYESESHFSKEGTILWDRKRDGGFPEVKELKSRVRNVIDPGRDLGHTDRALKKGANASSSTPATAITGTSTDATATPASLSARAKIVDETAGGAERKSDKEVCEDCL